From Desulfovibrio sp., the proteins below share one genomic window:
- a CDS encoding ATP-binding protein, which yields MNEQLCLRIGNTLSELDRLLMEVECFLERCEVAGRDAYHIQLALDELVTNVISYAFDTEGGHVIDVKLLRNPGSVEMTVQDEGKPFNPLMAPEPDVSVAAQKRRIGGLGIHFVRKTMDELVYERENGKNILHIRKKTT from the coding sequence ATGAACGAGCAGCTTTGTCTGCGCATCGGCAACACCCTCTCCGAGCTGGACAGGCTTCTCATGGAGGTGGAATGTTTCCTGGAACGGTGCGAGGTGGCCGGGCGGGATGCGTACCACATACAGCTTGCGCTGGACGAGCTGGTCACCAACGTCATCTCCTACGCCTTTGACACGGAGGGAGGCCACGTCATCGACGTGAAGCTTCTGCGCAATCCCGGCTCCGTGGAGATGACTGTTCAGGACGAGGGGAAGCCCTTCAACCCACTCATGGCGCCCGAACCCGATGTGAGCGTTGCGGCGCAGAAGCGCAGGATAGGGGGGCTGGGCATCCATTTCGTGCGCAAGACCATGGACGAACTGGTCTACGAACGAGAGAACGGGAAAAACATTCTGCACATACGCAAGAAGACCACTTAG
- a CDS encoding adenylyltransferase/cytidyltransferase family protein, with protein MTPDVSLTKKILPLDTLLERLGPLRPNSRVVFTNGCFDLLHPGHVDLLARAKALGDILILGLNADISVLGLKGNTRPVTAWADRALVLAGLASVDFITSFDDPTPLKLIEAILPDVLIKGGDWPVESIVGREAVLAAGGRVLSLPLLPGYSTTSLIGRIKCL; from the coding sequence ATGACCCCGGACGTCTCGCTCACCAAGAAGATCCTTCCGCTCGACACTCTGCTGGAAAGGCTTGGCCCTCTGCGCCCCAACTCCAGGGTGGTCTTCACCAACGGCTGTTTCGACCTCTTGCATCCGGGGCACGTGGATCTTCTGGCCAGGGCCAAAGCCCTGGGGGATATTCTGATACTTGGGCTCAATGCCGATATTTCGGTACTAGGGCTCAAAGGGAACACCCGCCCCGTTACCGCCTGGGCGGACAGGGCCCTGGTGCTTGCCGGGCTTGCCAGCGTGGACTTCATCACCAGCTTCGACGACCCCACCCCGCTGAAACTCATCGAGGCCATCCTGCCGGACGTTCTGATAAAGGGAGGAGACTGGCCCGTAGAATCCATCGTTGGGCGCGAAGCCGTTTTAGCTGCGGGAGGAAGGGTGCTGAGCCTTCCCCTGCTGCCGGGATACTCCACGACGAGTCTGATCGGACGTATCAAATGCCTGTGA
- a CDS encoding YkgJ family cysteine cluster protein gives MTKTNTTPNDNDATQAFLESLPELAPGESFRFACHPQVPCFNACCSDLSLMLTPYDVLRLRARLGLSSREFIAKHALAAQAPDTGFPMLRLRMREDVLGAPCPFVTREGCTVYPGRPGACRTYPLGRATKTDEAGEVVEQFFVVQEPHCRGFEQDASWTSAAWLTDQDLQEYNRFNDRYMLLLAEAKQRGAKLDQKQANMAFLAAYNIDAFRDFLVNTGMLGRLELTEQRHEAILQDEPTRLLFAMDWLELVLFGLERNLKKKTS, from the coding sequence ATGACCAAAACGAACACCACCCCAAACGACAACGACGCCACCCAGGCCTTTCTGGAAAGCCTGCCGGAACTTGCTCCCGGCGAGAGCTTCCGCTTCGCCTGCCACCCGCAAGTTCCCTGCTTCAACGCCTGCTGCTCGGACCTGTCGCTCATGCTCACCCCCTACGACGTGTTGCGCCTGCGCGCCAGGCTTGGGCTTTCCAGCCGTGAATTCATCGCCAAGCATGCCCTGGCCGCGCAGGCTCCGGACACGGGGTTTCCCATGCTCAGGCTACGCATGCGAGAGGACGTACTCGGGGCTCCCTGCCCCTTCGTCACCCGCGAGGGCTGCACGGTCTACCCCGGACGCCCCGGGGCCTGCCGGACCTACCCCCTGGGCAGAGCCACCAAGACCGACGAAGCCGGAGAAGTCGTCGAACAGTTCTTCGTGGTGCAAGAACCCCATTGCCGCGGCTTCGAACAGGACGCTTCCTGGACGTCCGCAGCCTGGCTCACCGACCAGGACCTGCAGGAGTATAACCGTTTCAACGACCGCTACATGCTCCTTCTGGCCGAAGCCAAACAGCGGGGAGCCAAACTGGACCAGAAGCAGGCCAACATGGCCTTTCTGGCCGCATACAACATCGATGCTTTCCGGGACTTTCTGGTCAACACGGGCATGCTCGGGCGCCTGGAACTCACCGAACAACGGCATGAAGCCATACTTCAGGACGAACCAACGCGCCTTCTCTTCGCTATGGACTGGCTGGAACTGGTCCTCTTCGGATTGGAACGCAATTTGAAAAAGAAAACGTCATGA
- a CDS encoding STAS domain-containing protein, with product MELVVTAAGPVTVLKIDGRLDSNTSKELEDRVMGLVTGGTSRLLMDFGGVDYINSSGLRVLLMALQHLKKSGGVLHLCDIKDYMREVFEISGYTEIFPIFEDQGQALAAFPE from the coding sequence ATGGAACTCGTCGTGACAGCTGCCGGACCCGTGACCGTCCTCAAAATCGACGGCCGTTTGGATTCGAACACCTCCAAAGAGCTCGAGGACCGGGTGATGGGACTCGTGACCGGAGGGACGTCCAGGCTGCTCATGGATTTCGGGGGAGTGGACTACATCAACTCCAGCGGACTGAGGGTTCTTCTTATGGCTTTGCAGCACTTGAAAAAAAGCGGCGGCGTTCTGCATCTGTGCGACATCAAGGACTATATGCGCGAAGTGTTTGAGATTTCCGGCTATACGGAAATATTCCCCATTTTCGAAGACCAGGGCCAAGCCCTGGCCGCTTTCCCGGAATAG